From one Mycobacterium colombiense CECT 3035 genomic stretch:
- a CDS encoding YiaA/YiaB family inner membrane protein, whose translation MTVPNSMSKTTVAFFVQAAVAFAISFVAALAGIYFLPLDPWPRLFLGVTFLFLVSSAFTLAKVIRDQQEAATVRVRLDEARIERLLADYDPLNGPN comes from the coding sequence ATGACCGTTCCCAACAGCATGTCGAAAACCACCGTCGCCTTCTTCGTCCAGGCCGCCGTCGCGTTCGCGATCAGCTTCGTGGCCGCACTCGCCGGGATCTACTTCCTCCCGCTTGACCCGTGGCCACGATTGTTCCTCGGCGTCACCTTCCTGTTCCTGGTGTCGAGCGCGTTCACCCTGGCCAAGGTGATCCGTGACCAGCAGGAGGCCGCCACCGTGCGGGTCCGGCTCGACGAGGCCCGCATCGAAAGGTTGCTCGCCGACTACGACCCGCTCAACGGCCCGAACTGA
- a CDS encoding MerR family transcriptional regulator, which produces MVDYRGDAGAPPSDHGVYGISVAAELSGIAVQSLRLYERYGLITPARSRGGTRRYSADDLLRLRRISELVESGVNLAGVARILDLEDHNATLSAANTDLRSTNRSLREAAKAAKPADPGTP; this is translated from the coding sequence ATGGTCGACTACCGCGGCGACGCGGGTGCCCCTCCGTCCGACCATGGTGTGTACGGCATTTCGGTGGCCGCCGAATTGTCCGGGATCGCCGTGCAGTCGCTGCGGCTCTACGAGCGCTATGGCTTGATCACACCGGCCCGCAGCCGGGGCGGAACTCGCCGATACAGCGCCGACGACCTGTTGCGGCTCCGGCGCATCAGTGAACTCGTCGAATCCGGGGTCAACCTGGCCGGCGTCGCCCGCATCCTCGACCTGGAGGACCACAACGCCACGTTGTCGGCGGCCAACACCGACCTGCGGTCCACCAATCGCAGCTTGCGGGAGGCCGCGAAGGCGGCCAAGCCCGCCGACCCGGGCACCCCGTAG
- a CDS encoding PAS and ANTAR domain-containing protein, whose protein sequence is MKWELNGQAANVEQALAGGAAQPAGWFRFYFTDQRWEWSDQVQRMHGYEPGTVTPTTELVLSHKHPDDRGQVAATIGQIVQTRQPFSMRHRIIDTRGSVHHVIVVGDRIFDDDGDVIGTHGFYIEVSAPYEQAREDEMSAKVAEISENRAAIEQAKGMLMLIYGIGERAAFELLKWLSQEANVKLRPLAEQIAEDFRRAGLPLNTQSEFDHLMLTAHQRIRSNQ, encoded by the coding sequence ATGAAATGGGAACTGAACGGCCAGGCCGCCAACGTCGAACAGGCTTTGGCCGGTGGCGCCGCACAACCGGCGGGCTGGTTTCGGTTCTACTTCACCGACCAGCGCTGGGAATGGTCGGATCAGGTGCAACGCATGCACGGGTATGAGCCCGGCACCGTCACCCCGACCACCGAGCTGGTGTTGTCACACAAGCATCCCGACGATCGCGGACAGGTGGCGGCCACCATCGGCCAAATCGTCCAGACGCGCCAGCCTTTCAGCATGCGCCATCGGATCATCGACACGCGCGGGTCGGTGCACCACGTCATCGTGGTCGGTGACCGGATCTTCGATGACGACGGCGACGTGATCGGAACGCACGGTTTCTACATCGAGGTCTCGGCGCCCTACGAACAGGCGCGCGAAGACGAGATGAGCGCGAAAGTCGCTGAGATCAGCGAGAACCGGGCCGCCATCGAACAGGCCAAGGGCATGCTGATGCTGATCTACGGCATCGGCGAACGCGCGGCCTTCGAGTTGCTCAAGTGGCTGTCCCAGGAGGCGAATGTCAAGCTGCGGCCGCTGGCCGAGCAGATCGCCGAGGACTTCCGCCGCGCCGGCCTGCCACTGAACACCCAGTCCGAATTCGACCACCTGATGCTGACCGCGCACCAGCGCATCCGCTCCAACCAGTAA
- a CDS encoding GAF and ANTAR domain-containing protein: MRDGSATIASELVELVTNLERGNGGTAAGLHELIENGVHHVTGAQYAGITLAERSRSVSSVVATHRYPMVLDAIQNRFAEGPCLAAAWEHHVMHIAELSAEQRWPRYRRYALEQTPIRSILSFELFVDGTSMAALNFYADTPHAFNAESVELGTVYATHIALAWSMMRRQDQFRSALASRDIIGQAKGVIMERFNLDAVEAFELLRRLSQQSNTRLVDIAAALIDSEHPLKHRRTE, from the coding sequence ATGCGAGACGGCAGTGCCACCATCGCCAGTGAGCTCGTCGAGCTGGTGACGAATCTGGAGCGTGGAAACGGCGGCACCGCTGCGGGGCTGCACGAGCTCATCGAAAATGGGGTGCACCACGTCACCGGCGCCCAATATGCGGGGATCACGCTGGCCGAGAGAAGCAGGTCGGTCAGCAGTGTCGTTGCCACGCACCGCTACCCGATGGTTCTGGACGCGATTCAGAACAGGTTCGCCGAGGGGCCGTGCCTCGCCGCGGCCTGGGAGCACCACGTCATGCACATCGCCGAGCTGAGCGCCGAACAGCGTTGGCCGCGCTACCGGCGGTACGCGCTTGAGCAGACCCCGATCCGGTCCATCCTGTCGTTCGAGTTGTTCGTCGACGGCACCAGCATGGCCGCACTCAACTTCTATGCCGACACCCCGCACGCATTCAACGCGGAGTCCGTGGAGCTGGGCACGGTTTATGCCACTCACATCGCCTTGGCGTGGTCGATGATGCGCCGCCAAGACCAATTCCGCAGCGCCCTGGCCTCGCGCGACATCATCGGCCAGGCCAAGGGTGTGATCATGGAGCGCTTCAACCTCGACGCCGTGGAGGCGTTCGAACTGCTGAGGCGGCTCTCGCAACAGTCCAACACCCGGCTGGTGGACATCGCGGCCGCCCTCATCGACAGCGAACATCCGCTGAAACACCGGCGCACTGAATAG
- the macS gene encoding MacS family sensor histidine kinase yields the protein MLTTMANHGPDPTTPLWRAAQVFRLLSCVYATGFQIAINPDLVRPVLGWVLFAGLIGWSAACAFAYLRGFGRTPAWVLAELVVVVLLMCSNNLVASPHWAADNQTWPTTLWASNPTISAAIQFGPVGGMLTGLAVMATNFGVKNYFALNLGHNATVIIELAIGMAIGMAAQTARRAHDELQRAARLTAAVQERDRLSRQVHDGAIQVLALVAKKGHEIGGATAELADLASEQERALRRWLACADIDPDADGATVDVRALLRCRESDQVSISLPATPVPLGRWAATELDAAVGNALDNVVAHAGPDAHAFVLVEDLGDSILVSVRDDGVGIAAGRLEEAARQGRLGIAQSIVGRLTSLGGSAEMRSEPGEGTEWELCVPRGEGRHAR from the coding sequence ATGCTGACCACGATGGCGAATCACGGCCCCGATCCCACCACGCCGCTGTGGCGCGCGGCGCAAGTGTTCCGCCTGTTGAGCTGCGTCTACGCCACCGGCTTTCAAATCGCGATCAACCCGGATCTGGTTCGGCCCGTGCTGGGTTGGGTGCTTTTCGCCGGACTGATCGGCTGGAGCGCGGCCTGTGCATTCGCCTATCTGCGGGGGTTCGGCCGCACACCGGCGTGGGTGCTCGCCGAGCTCGTGGTCGTCGTCTTGCTGATGTGCTCGAACAACCTCGTAGCGAGTCCGCACTGGGCGGCCGACAACCAGACCTGGCCGACGACGTTGTGGGCCAGCAATCCCACGATTTCGGCCGCCATCCAGTTCGGCCCCGTGGGGGGAATGCTGACGGGGCTGGCGGTGATGGCCACCAATTTCGGCGTCAAGAACTATTTCGCGCTCAACCTCGGGCACAACGCCACCGTCATCATCGAACTGGCGATCGGCATGGCCATCGGGATGGCCGCGCAGACCGCGCGGCGCGCCCACGACGAGCTGCAACGCGCGGCCCGATTGACCGCCGCGGTGCAAGAACGCGACCGGCTGTCCCGCCAGGTCCACGACGGAGCCATCCAGGTGCTGGCGCTGGTCGCCAAGAAGGGGCACGAAATTGGCGGAGCCACAGCCGAACTCGCCGACCTGGCCAGCGAGCAGGAGCGCGCGCTGCGGCGCTGGCTGGCGTGCGCGGACATCGATCCCGACGCCGACGGCGCCACCGTCGACGTGCGCGCGTTGCTGCGCTGCCGGGAGTCCGATCAGGTGTCGATCAGCCTGCCCGCCACCCCGGTGCCGTTGGGACGTTGGGCGGCAACCGAACTCGACGCCGCGGTGGGTAATGCGCTGGACAACGTGGTCGCCCACGCCGGCCCGGACGCGCACGCGTTCGTGCTCGTGGAGGACCTTGGCGACTCCATCCTGGTCAGCGTCCGCGACGACGGCGTGGGGATCGCCGCCGGCCGCCTCGAGGAGGCGGCGCGCCAGGGGCGCCTCGGCATCGCCCAGTCCATCGTGGGGCGGCTGACGTCATTGGGCGGCAGCGCCGAAATGCGCAGTGAGCCCGGAGAAGGCACCGAGTGGGAGTTGTGCGTGCCGCGCGGGGAGGGACGCCATGCCCGATGA
- a CDS encoding pyridoxamine 5'-phosphate oxidase family protein — protein MTDDGVAILPVHECWELLGSLALGRLVTYADGQPDIFPVNYVVQRRTVLFRTAAGTKLVSSAINDRVLFEADDHNVAEAWSVIVRGRARSLRTPEELEEAERAQVLPWTRPEKTHYVRIVPESVTGRRFQFGSAPGDV, from the coding sequence ATGACCGACGACGGAGTCGCCATCCTGCCGGTGCACGAATGCTGGGAGTTGCTCGGCAGCCTGGCGCTGGGCCGGCTGGTGACCTACGCCGACGGCCAGCCCGACATCTTCCCGGTCAACTACGTCGTCCAGCGCCGGACCGTGCTGTTCCGCACCGCGGCGGGCACCAAGCTGGTCAGCTCCGCGATCAACGACCGGGTGCTGTTCGAGGCCGACGACCACAACGTCGCCGAGGCATGGAGCGTGATCGTCCGGGGCCGGGCGCGTTCGCTACGCACGCCCGAGGAACTCGAGGAGGCCGAACGCGCGCAGGTGCTGCCGTGGACCAGGCCGGAGAAGACGCACTATGTGCGCATCGTCCCGGAAAGCGTCACGGGCCGCCGGTTCCAGTTCGGGTCGGCGCCGGGGGACGTGTAG
- a CDS encoding sensor histidine kinase, which translates to MHAQLDELLAARDQMEQLLRVIVEIGAGLDLDATLHRIISAARELTSAPYGALAIRDRDGDLVSFVHGGMDDETVRRIGHLPVGKGLLSLSLLDTPALRMDDLTTHHAAVGFPEHHPPMRAFLAVPITIRGTVFGNLYLTHVDRARVFSESDEVAARALAFAAAVAIDNAQVFERERMSVKWVEASREITTALLSRPEPHRRPLQLIAERARVLTDAEQAIVLVPADSDALDDDVDTLVVSAAVGLHASDVLGQRVPVDGSTTGAVFKSGEPLITEELRYPIQAFTDVGQRPAVLMPLRARDEVVGVIAIARGVDEPPFDQSYLDLVSDFATHAAIALALASARDDARQLTILAERERIAHDLHDHVIQRLFAAGMNLQGTLARAQSPEVADRLNRTLDDLQTIIEEIRTTIFALKSPLAASGDFRQRIQRVVADLTENRGLVTTVRLDGPMTAVGPELADHAEAVTTEAVSNALRHSGASRLTVEISVADMFILNVIDDGCGIPAGNTRHSGLANMERRAEQLGGTCEITGPPEGGTRVHWVAPLIDH; encoded by the coding sequence ATGCATGCCCAGCTCGACGAGCTGTTGGCCGCGCGCGACCAGATGGAGCAATTGCTGCGGGTGATCGTGGAGATCGGCGCGGGCCTCGACCTCGACGCCACGTTGCACCGGATCATCAGCGCGGCAAGGGAATTGACCTCGGCCCCGTACGGCGCGCTGGCCATTAGAGATCGCGACGGCGACTTGGTGTCGTTTGTCCACGGGGGCATGGACGACGAGACGGTCCGGCGCATCGGGCACCTGCCGGTCGGCAAGGGGCTGCTGAGTCTGTCGCTGCTGGACACGCCCGCGCTGCGGATGGACGATCTGACCACCCACCACGCCGCGGTCGGTTTTCCCGAACACCATCCGCCGATGCGCGCCTTCCTCGCGGTCCCGATCACCATCCGCGGCACCGTGTTTGGCAACCTGTATCTCACCCACGTCGATCGGGCGCGGGTGTTCTCCGAGTCCGACGAGGTCGCCGCGCGCGCGTTGGCGTTCGCGGCCGCCGTCGCCATCGACAACGCGCAGGTCTTCGAACGCGAGCGGATGTCGGTGAAGTGGGTCGAGGCCAGCCGCGAGATCACCACCGCGCTGCTGTCGCGCCCCGAACCGCATCGGCGGCCCCTGCAACTGATCGCCGAACGCGCGCGCGTGCTCACCGACGCCGAACAGGCCATCGTGCTGGTGCCGGCCGACTCCGACGCGCTCGACGACGACGTCGATACGCTGGTAGTTTCCGCGGCGGTGGGATTGCACGCCTCCGATGTGCTCGGTCAGCGGGTTCCGGTCGACGGTTCCACCACCGGCGCGGTGTTCAAGTCCGGCGAACCGCTGATCACCGAGGAGTTGCGGTACCCGATCCAGGCCTTCACCGACGTCGGGCAGCGCCCGGCGGTCCTGATGCCGCTGCGCGCCCGCGACGAGGTGGTCGGCGTGATCGCCATCGCCCGCGGCGTCGACGAGCCCCCGTTCGACCAGAGCTACCTGGACCTGGTCAGCGATTTCGCCACGCACGCCGCGATAGCGCTGGCGCTCGCGTCGGCGCGCGACGACGCTCGGCAGCTGACCATTCTGGCGGAGCGCGAGCGCATCGCGCACGACCTGCACGACCACGTCATACAGCGACTCTTCGCGGCCGGCATGAACCTGCAGGGCACCCTGGCCAGGGCGCAGTCGCCGGAGGTGGCCGACCGGCTCAATCGCACGCTCGACGACCTGCAAACCATCATCGAGGAGATCCGCACGACGATCTTTGCGCTCAAATCCCCGTTGGCCGCCAGCGGCGATTTCCGGCAGCGCATCCAGCGGGTGGTCGCCGACCTGACCGAAAACCGCGGCCTCGTCACGACCGTGCGCCTGGACGGGCCGATGACCGCCGTGGGACCCGAGCTCGCCGATCACGCCGAAGCGGTCACCACCGAGGCCGTGAGCAACGCGTTGCGCCATTCGGGGGCGTCGCGACTGACCGTCGAGATCAGCGTCGCGGACATGTTCATCCTCAACGTGATCGACGACGGATGCGGCATCCCGGCCGGCAACACGCGGCACAGCGGCCTGGCCAACATGGAGCGGCGCGCCGAGCAGCTCGGCGGCACCTGTGAGATCACCGGCCCGCCCGAGGGCGGCACCCGGGTGCATTGGGTCGCCCCGCTGATCGATCACTGA
- a CDS encoding Hsp20/alpha crystallin family protein yields MLMRSDPFRDLDRFAHQVLGTAARPAVMPMDAWREGEKFVVEFDLPGIDADSLDIDIERNVVTVRAERPAVDPNREMLATERPRGVFSRQLVLGENLDTDKIEASYAEGVLRLHVPVAEKAKPRKITVGRGDTPRAVRDGGGQREVINA; encoded by the coding sequence ATGCTGATGCGTTCAGATCCGTTCCGTGACCTCGATCGCTTCGCCCACCAGGTCCTCGGTACCGCCGCCCGCCCGGCGGTGATGCCCATGGACGCCTGGCGCGAAGGCGAGAAGTTCGTCGTCGAGTTCGACCTGCCCGGCATCGATGCCGACTCGCTGGACATCGACATCGAGCGCAACGTGGTGACCGTGCGAGCCGAACGACCGGCCGTCGATCCCAACCGCGAGATGCTGGCCACCGAGCGGCCGCGCGGCGTGTTCAGCCGCCAGCTGGTGCTCGGCGAGAACCTCGATACCGACAAGATCGAGGCCTCGTACGCCGAAGGCGTTCTGCGCCTGCATGTTCCGGTGGCCGAGAAGGCCAAGCCGCGCAAGATCACGGTCGGCCGCGGTGACACGCCCCGGGCCGTCCGGGACGGCGGGGGACAGCGCGAGGTCATCAACGCCTGA
- a CDS encoding Acg family FMN-binding oxidoreductase has product MDTRFPDAGTIRTALTLASRAPSVHNTQPWRWRVDAASLQLYADPGRQLPNTDPEGRDLIRSCGTALHHCVAAFAAVGWRSRVSRLPNADDPAHLATIELSPQPADFVDIALAAAIPRRRTDRRHYSSWPVPTGDIALMAARAARAGVTLCQVEDIDTLHDIVAESVRDHLTQDYLAELTAWSGRYFSVAGVPAHNAPVSDPDAKIPSRLFAGAALPMAPDSSAADDNAVVLALGTRHDDRLAQLRAGEATSVVLLTATSTGLASCPVTEPLETTETREAVRSDIFGDSNYPQMLLRVGWAPINADPLPATPRRDLGDFVEWAI; this is encoded by the coding sequence ATGGACACCCGCTTTCCGGACGCCGGAACGATCCGGACGGCCCTGACTTTGGCATCGCGCGCCCCGTCGGTGCACAACACCCAACCCTGGCGGTGGCGTGTCGACGCGGCGAGCCTGCAGCTGTACGCCGACCCGGGCCGGCAACTGCCCAACACCGACCCCGAGGGCCGCGACCTGATCCGCAGTTGCGGCACGGCGCTGCATCACTGCGTCGCCGCGTTCGCCGCGGTGGGCTGGCGATCCCGGGTGAGCCGCCTGCCGAACGCCGACGACCCCGCCCACCTCGCCACGATCGAGCTTTCCCCGCAGCCCGCCGATTTCGTCGACATCGCACTCGCCGCCGCCATCCCCCGGCGGCGAACCGACCGGCGCCACTACAGCTCGTGGCCGGTGCCGACGGGCGACATCGCGCTCATGGCGGCGCGCGCCGCACGCGCCGGCGTCACGCTGTGCCAGGTGGAGGACATCGACACGCTGCACGACATCGTCGCCGAGTCCGTCCGCGATCACCTGACCCAGGACTATCTCGCCGAACTCACGGCGTGGAGCGGGCGCTACTTCTCGGTCGCGGGCGTTCCCGCCCACAACGCGCCGGTCTCGGATCCGGACGCGAAGATCCCGAGTCGGCTGTTCGCCGGTGCGGCGCTGCCGATGGCCCCGGATTCGTCCGCGGCCGACGACAACGCCGTGGTCCTCGCGCTGGGCACCCGCCACGACGACCGGCTGGCGCAGCTGCGCGCCGGCGAAGCCACCAGCGTCGTCTTACTGACCGCGACGTCGACGGGCCTGGCCAGTTGCCCGGTGACCGAACCGCTGGAGACGACCGAAACCCGCGAGGCCGTGCGCTCCGACATCTTCGGCGACAGCAACTATCCGCAGATGCTGCTGCGGGTGGGCTGGGCGCCGATCAACGCCGATCCGCTGCCGGCGACGCCGCGGCGCGACCTCGGCGACTTCGTCGAGTGGGCGATCTGA
- a CDS encoding response regulator, whose protein sequence is MVKVFLVDDHEVVRRGLADLLASDPDLQIVGEAGTVAEAKARIPALQPDVAVLDVRLPDGNGIELCRDLVSDHPDLRCLMLTSFTSDEAMLEAILAGASGFVVKDIKGMELAHAIKEVGAGKSLLDNRAAAALMAKLRGATAHDDPLSGLTEQERTLLGLLSEGLTNRQIAARMFLAEKTVKNYVSRLLAKLGMERRTQAAVFASKLTQRSGPPSMPPDWSG, encoded by the coding sequence ATGGTCAAGGTATTCCTGGTCGACGACCACGAGGTCGTCCGCCGCGGTCTGGCCGATCTGCTCGCCTCCGATCCCGATCTTCAGATCGTCGGCGAGGCGGGCACGGTGGCGGAGGCAAAAGCGCGGATACCGGCGTTGCAGCCCGATGTCGCCGTGCTCGACGTTCGCCTGCCCGACGGCAACGGCATCGAATTGTGCCGCGACCTGGTGTCGGATCACCCCGACTTGCGCTGCCTGATGTTGACGTCCTTCACGTCCGACGAGGCGATGCTCGAGGCGATCCTGGCCGGCGCCAGCGGGTTCGTCGTCAAGGACATCAAGGGCATGGAGCTGGCCCACGCGATCAAAGAGGTGGGCGCGGGCAAGTCGCTGCTGGACAACCGGGCGGCCGCCGCGCTGATGGCGAAGCTGCGCGGCGCCACCGCGCATGACGACCCGCTGTCCGGGCTGACCGAGCAGGAACGCACGCTGCTGGGACTGCTCAGCGAGGGATTGACCAACCGGCAGATCGCGGCGCGGATGTTCCTCGCGGAGAAGACGGTGAAGAACTACGTGTCGCGATTGTTGGCCAAACTCGGCATGGAGCGCCGCACCCAGGCGGCGGTGTTCGCGTCGAAACTCACTCAGCGGTCCGGCCCACCGTCGATGCCGCCGGACTGGTCTGGGTGA
- a CDS encoding DUF1360 domain-containing protein has product MGELTETGAQVAGSARQEADAYRGDNDRPLGGYLAVMAVYGVVVTLAVLAALVIGRRLPPRWRFQDLLLLTLGTHKLSRTLTKDAVTSPLRAPFTHYKGTGGPAEVQEEVREQSQLRHSLGELLTCPFCLDMWVATGLAIGLVFAPRFTRLIAGVFSALAGADFLQLAYAMAQRSAER; this is encoded by the coding sequence ATGGGTGAGTTGACGGAAACCGGTGCCCAGGTCGCCGGGAGCGCACGGCAGGAAGCGGATGCCTACCGCGGCGACAACGACCGGCCGCTGGGCGGCTACCTGGCGGTGATGGCGGTCTACGGCGTCGTAGTGACCCTCGCGGTGCTGGCCGCGCTGGTCATCGGGCGCAGACTGCCGCCCCGGTGGCGGTTCCAGGACCTGCTCCTGCTCACCCTCGGCACCCACAAGCTGTCGCGCACCCTGACCAAGGACGCGGTAACCAGCCCGCTGCGCGCGCCCTTTACGCACTACAAAGGCACGGGCGGACCCGCGGAAGTCCAGGAAGAGGTCCGCGAGCAGAGCCAGCTCCGGCACAGCCTGGGGGAGCTGCTGACCTGCCCGTTCTGCCTGGACATGTGGGTCGCGACGGGGCTGGCCATCGGCCTGGTGTTCGCGCCCCGATTCACCCGGCTGATCGCCGGCGTGTTCAGCGCGCTGGCCGGCGCGGACTTCCTGCAACTCGCCTACGCCATGGCGCAGCGGTCGGCCGAACGCTGA
- a CDS encoding NAD(P)/FAD-dependent oxidoreductase, with product MTSIVIVGSGFTGFTCARRLARILRRRRAPVDITIISPVDYMLYTPLLPDVAGGVVDARFVAVPLANSLKGVRAVRGRVDGVDFDERTLTYCDPEERSHSLSWDRLVLTPGSVTRLFDVPGLARHARGLKSTAEALYLRDHFVEQLELASIEDDARVAAARRTVVVVGASYSGTELVAQLRALADAAAKQMGFNPAEVRFLLLDLADQVMPEVGKKLGDAALKVLRKRGIDVRLGITLKEAHADHVVLSDDSRIETRTIAWVTGVTGAPLIQNLGLPTERGRLTVQADLQVPDHPEVFAAGDAAAVPDLTQPGKITPPTAQHATRQGKALARNVAASLGYGSSKDYKHRNLGLVVDLGPRYAVANPLNIHLSGLPAKAVTRSYHLYAIPRGVNRWAVSLAYLTDTLFTRSVVSIGLSSEDAAQFTASEGIPMPKTS from the coding sequence GTGACCTCCATTGTGATCGTGGGAAGCGGCTTCACCGGATTCACCTGCGCCCGTCGGCTGGCCCGGATTCTGCGCCGGCGGCGTGCGCCCGTCGACATCACGATCATCTCGCCGGTCGACTACATGCTGTACACGCCGCTGCTGCCCGACGTCGCCGGCGGCGTTGTCGATGCCCGCTTTGTCGCTGTCCCACTGGCCAATTCGCTCAAGGGCGTCCGAGCCGTGCGCGGTCGGGTGGACGGTGTGGACTTCGATGAACGCACGCTGACCTATTGCGACCCCGAAGAGCGCAGTCATTCCCTGTCCTGGGATCGGCTGGTGCTGACGCCGGGCTCGGTGACCCGGTTGTTCGATGTCCCGGGGCTCGCCAGGCACGCGCGCGGATTGAAGTCCACCGCCGAGGCCCTCTACCTGCGGGACCATTTCGTCGAACAGCTGGAGCTGGCCAGCATCGAGGACGATGCGCGGGTGGCCGCGGCGCGGCGCACCGTCGTGGTGGTCGGCGCGTCCTATTCGGGCACCGAGCTGGTGGCCCAGCTGCGGGCGCTGGCCGACGCCGCGGCCAAACAGATGGGCTTCAACCCCGCCGAGGTCCGATTCCTGCTGCTGGACCTGGCCGACCAGGTGATGCCCGAGGTGGGGAAGAAGCTGGGCGACGCCGCACTCAAGGTGCTGCGCAAGCGCGGCATCGACGTCCGGCTCGGCATCACCCTCAAGGAGGCGCACGCCGATCACGTTGTGCTCAGCGATGATTCGCGCATCGAGACCCGCACGATCGCCTGGGTGACGGGGGTGACGGGCGCCCCGTTGATCCAGAACCTGGGACTACCGACCGAGAGGGGCCGGCTCACGGTACAGGCCGACTTACAGGTGCCCGATCACCCCGAGGTGTTCGCGGCCGGTGACGCGGCCGCGGTCCCCGATCTGACCCAGCCGGGAAAAATCACCCCGCCGACCGCGCAACACGCGACCCGGCAGGGCAAGGCGCTGGCCCGCAACGTAGCGGCCAGCCTGGGCTACGGCAGCAGCAAGGACTACAAGCACCGCAACCTGGGCCTGGTGGTCGACCTCGGACCGCGCTACGCGGTGGCCAACCCGCTCAACATCCATTTGTCCGGGTTGCCCGCCAAGGCGGTCACCCGGTCGTATCACCTGTACGCGATTCCGCGGGGCGTGAACCGGTGGGCGGTGTCGCTGGCCTACCTGACCGACACACTGTTCACCCGCTCCGTCGTCTCGATCGGGCTGTCCTCCGAGGATGCCGCGCAGTTCACCGCCAGCGAAGGCATCCCGATGCCGAAGACGAGCTGA
- a CDS encoding response regulator, whose protein sequence is MPDDATPTTVMVVDDHPIWRDAVARDLAEGGFTVVATADGVAAAQRRAGVVRPDVVVMDMQLTDGDGAQATAAVLAVSPSSRVLVLSASDEREDVLEAVKAGATGYLVKSASKAELAQAVTDTAAGRAVFTPSLAGLVLGEYRRIAQSKDDGPARPSLTDRETEVLRYVAKGLSAKQIAERLSLSHRTVENHVQATFRKLQVANRVELARYAIEHGLDEEP, encoded by the coding sequence ATGCCCGATGACGCGACGCCGACGACGGTGATGGTGGTCGACGACCATCCGATCTGGCGAGACGCGGTCGCCCGCGACCTGGCCGAGGGCGGATTCACCGTGGTGGCCACTGCCGACGGTGTGGCCGCCGCCCAGCGGCGGGCGGGCGTGGTCCGGCCCGACGTGGTGGTGATGGACATGCAGCTCACCGACGGCGACGGCGCGCAGGCGACCGCCGCGGTGCTGGCGGTCTCGCCCTCGTCGCGGGTGCTGGTGCTGTCCGCGTCCGACGAACGCGAGGACGTCCTGGAGGCGGTGAAGGCCGGCGCGACGGGGTATCTGGTCAAGAGCGCCTCGAAAGCCGAACTGGCGCAGGCGGTGACGGACACCGCGGCCGGACGGGCCGTGTTCACCCCGAGCCTGGCCGGGCTGGTGCTCGGTGAATACCGGCGCATCGCCCAGAGCAAGGACGACGGCCCCGCCCGCCCCAGCCTCACCGACCGCGAGACCGAGGTGTTGCGTTATGTCGCAAAAGGGCTGTCCGCCAAGCAGATCGCCGAAAGGCTCTCGCTGAGCCACCGCACGGTGGAAAACCACGTGCAGGCGACGTTTCGCAAGCTCCAGGTCGCCAACCGGGTGGAATTGGCCCGCTACGCCATCGAGCATGGCCTGGACGAAGAACCATGA